In Deinococcus sedimenti, a single genomic region encodes these proteins:
- a CDS encoding alpha-amylase family glycosyl hydrolase encodes MSIFPLLSTQHDHTPAYTERLGAPLGTTVRVRVRTTLSVTGVSLKFVRVGEIETVPACEIAPVGDEPGRWFEADLPVHEGRVRYSWQLNFTNDHLNLTGLGLHRTRRGFRSWFTYLTGHVAPEWAWESVFYQIFPDRFRNGDPTNDVQTGEYVYGDRVVEHVEWSTPIDAWGDIHGHYGGDLNGITQALPYLQDLGVTGLWLTPIFVSPSNHRYDITDYRHVDPHLGGDAAWDELVRESARAGIRIVLDGVFNHVGNENALFRAAVEDELSPERAMFTWRDEPGKLPYHAFFDVPTLPKIDYRNESAVKEFFSGEESVVRHWLRRGAAGWRLDVAHMIGTGGTDEDNLPLHRTLKSAAREETGDAYVFGERFYDPEHALDGQGEDGSMNYHGFGLPVMQWLARANMMFEPSAVCGEELVEILWDAYHALPPQVALSMFNVLESHDIARALYRVSNDRTRFLAGVTLLMGYAGVPCTYYGSEVGVTQSRDGSMPWCREAMPWTESEWDVTLRERMKALIAVRRSTRALQRGSLRFVHAEEDAVAFLREYAQEGGLVERAAVIASRRTDAHDVHLSLPDGEWRDAVTGEVFRGGRVTLDAAGGRILLLN; translated from the coding sequence ATGAGTATCTTTCCGCTGCTGTCCACCCAACATGACCACACGCCCGCCTACACCGAGCGCCTCGGCGCGCCCCTCGGAACGACCGTGCGGGTCCGCGTGCGCACCACCCTGTCCGTCACGGGCGTGAGCCTGAAGTTCGTCCGGGTGGGCGAGATCGAAACGGTTCCCGCATGTGAGATCGCTCCGGTCGGCGATGAACCGGGCCGCTGGTTCGAGGCCGACCTGCCCGTGCACGAGGGACGGGTCCGGTACTCGTGGCAGCTGAACTTCACGAACGATCACCTGAACCTCACTGGCCTGGGCCTGCACCGCACCCGGCGCGGGTTCCGGTCCTGGTTCACGTACCTGACCGGACACGTCGCGCCCGAGTGGGCGTGGGAAAGCGTGTTCTACCAGATCTTCCCCGACCGGTTCCGGAACGGGGATCCCACGAACGACGTGCAGACCGGCGAGTACGTGTACGGCGACCGGGTCGTGGAACACGTCGAGTGGAGCACGCCCATCGACGCGTGGGGCGACATTCACGGCCATTACGGCGGGGACCTGAACGGCATCACGCAGGCGCTCCCGTACCTGCAGGACCTGGGGGTGACGGGGCTGTGGCTCACGCCGATCTTCGTGTCGCCCAGCAACCACCGCTACGACATCACCGACTACCGCCACGTGGACCCGCACCTGGGTGGGGACGCGGCCTGGGACGAACTGGTCCGCGAATCCGCGAGGGCCGGTATCCGCATCGTGCTGGACGGGGTGTTCAATCACGTCGGGAACGAGAACGCCCTGTTCCGGGCGGCCGTGGAGGACGAACTGTCTCCGGAGCGCGCCATGTTCACGTGGCGGGACGAACCCGGGAAACTGCCCTACCATGCGTTCTTCGACGTGCCGACCCTCCCGAAGATCGACTACCGCAACGAGTCCGCCGTGAAGGAATTCTTCAGCGGCGAGGAGAGCGTGGTGAGGCACTGGCTGCGCCGGGGGGCGGCCGGCTGGCGTCTGGACGTGGCGCACATGATCGGCACGGGCGGCACCGACGAGGACAACCTGCCGCTGCACCGCACCCTGAAAAGCGCCGCGCGCGAGGAGACCGGCGACGCGTACGTGTTCGGCGAGCGCTTCTACGACCCGGAACACGCGCTCGACGGCCAGGGTGAGGACGGCAGCATGAACTACCACGGGTTCGGCCTTCCGGTCATGCAGTGGCTGGCGCGCGCGAACATGATGTTCGAGCCCAGCGCCGTGTGCGGCGAGGAACTCGTGGAGATCCTGTGGGACGCCTACCACGCCCTGCCGCCTCAGGTGGCCCTGAGCATGTTCAACGTGCTCGAATCTCACGACATCGCCCGGGCGTTGTACCGGGTGAGCAACGACCGCACCCGCTTCCTGGCCGGTGTCACGCTGCTGATGGGCTACGCGGGGGTGCCCTGCACGTACTACGGCAGCGAGGTCGGGGTCACGCAGTCACGGGACGGGTCGATGCCGTGGTGCCGCGAGGCGATGCCCTGGACCGAATCGGAGTGGGACGTGACCCTGCGTGAGCGGATGAAGGCCCTGATCGCGGTGCGCCGCTCCACGCGCGCCCTGCAGCGCGGCAGCCTGCGCTTCGTACATGCCGAGGAGGACGCCGTGGCGTTCCTGCGAGAGTACGCGCAGGAGGGCGGGCTGGTGGAGCGGGCCGCCGTGATCGCCAGCCGCCGCACGGACGCCCATGACGTGCACCTCTCACTCCCGGACGGCGAGTGGCGCGACGCGGTGACCGGCGAGGTGTTCCGGGGTGGGCGCGTGACGCTGGACGCGGCCGGCGGGCGCATCCTGCTGCTGAACTGA
- the bshA gene encoding N-acetyl-alpha-D-glucosaminyl L-malate synthase BshA, producing MKVAVLCHASAGGSGVVATELGLQVARAGHEVHFVGAAQPFRLTGQRCMTGPYFHQVGGYAYALFDQPYPELAAANTLTEVIQEYGVELSHAHYAIPHATAAIHARAITGRSRVITTLHGTDVTLVGLEPAFRSTTRHAIEQSDRVTAVSHYLAAHTREVFGVEREIDVIHNFVDSDRFVRVTDPAVRARFAHPDEALLVHVSNFRPVKRACDVVEVFARVASEIPARLLMIGDGPERPKAMELAQARGVIGRTHFLGSFPDVETVLGISDLFVLPSQQESFGLAALEAMSCEVPVVASRAGGIPEVVQDGVNGFLADVGDVDHMADRALQVLRNRDLYTSLGQAGRRAAVDQFHPSVIVPQYLAAYERTLA from the coding sequence ATGAAGGTCGCGGTGCTGTGCCATGCCAGCGCCGGCGGGTCCGGGGTGGTGGCCACCGAACTGGGCCTGCAGGTCGCCCGGGCCGGTCACGAGGTGCATTTCGTGGGAGCGGCGCAGCCGTTCCGCCTGACCGGGCAGCGCTGCATGACCGGCCCGTACTTTCATCAGGTGGGCGGATACGCCTACGCCCTGTTCGACCAGCCGTACCCGGAGCTGGCCGCGGCGAACACCCTGACGGAAGTCATTCAGGAATACGGCGTGGAACTGTCCCACGCTCACTACGCCATCCCACATGCGACGGCCGCCATTCACGCGCGGGCGATCACGGGCCGGTCCCGCGTGATCACGACCCTGCACGGCACGGACGTGACCCTGGTCGGCCTGGAACCCGCCTTCCGGTCCACGACCCGGCACGCCATCGAGCAGAGTGACCGCGTGACGGCCGTCTCGCATTACCTCGCGGCGCACACGCGTGAGGTGTTCGGCGTCGAGCGGGAGATCGACGTGATTCACAATTTCGTGGACAGCGACCGGTTCGTGCGGGTGACCGACCCGGCCGTCCGCGCCCGTTTCGCGCATCCGGACGAGGCGCTGCTGGTGCACGTCAGCAACTTCCGGCCCGTGAAACGCGCCTGTGACGTGGTCGAGGTGTTCGCCCGGGTCGCCAGTGAGATCCCGGCGCGTCTCCTGATGATCGGGGACGGCCCGGAACGGCCCAAGGCCATGGAACTGGCGCAGGCGCGCGGCGTGATCGGCCGCACGCACTTCCTGGGGTCGTTCCCGGACGTGGAGACCGTGCTGGGCATCAGCGACCTGTTCGTGCTGCCCAGTCAGCAGGAGAGTTTCGGGCTGGCCGCGCTGGAAGCCATGAGCTGCGAGGTTCCGGTCGTCGCGTCGCGGGCCGGCGGAATTCCCGAGGTGGTTCAGGACGGCGTGAACGGCTTCCTGGCCGACGTGGGCGACGTGGACCACATGGCCGACCGCGCGCTTCAGGTCCTGCGCAACCGTGACCTGTACACCAGTCTGGGTCAGGCGGGGCGCCGCGCGGCCGTCGATCAGTTCCACCCGTCGGTGATCGTGCCGCAGTACCTCGCCGCGTACGAGCGGACACTCGCCTGA
- a CDS encoding NADH-quinone oxidoreductase subunit 15 produces MSHAHDSALYAQWVTLLGWLEAEAATRGLGFEKVADFPDYIYRMERPYDLPTTVMSVSLSDQGQPMLVAGVSPRHVDLKGVSLRLMGGSKHWHLHAGDHTLLEGKRPFTRERLALLLDGALRGVRQSA; encoded by the coding sequence ATGTCACATGCACACGACTCGGCGTTGTACGCGCAGTGGGTGACCCTTCTCGGCTGGCTGGAAGCCGAGGCGGCCACCCGTGGTCTGGGGTTCGAGAAGGTCGCGGACTTCCCGGACTACATCTACCGCATGGAGCGGCCCTACGACCTGCCGACCACCGTCATGAGCGTCAGCCTGAGCGATCAGGGGCAGCCGATGCTCGTCGCCGGGGTCAGCCCCCGGCACGTGGACCTCAAGGGCGTGTCGCTGCGCCTGATGGGCGGCAGCAAGCACTGGCACCTGCACGCCGGGGATCACACGCTGCTGGAGGGCAAGCGGCCGTTCACTCGGGAACGACTGGCGCTGCTGCTGGACGGCGCGCTGCGCGGCGTGCGCCAGAGCGCCTGA